The Herbiconiux sp. A18JL235 region CGCCCGCATCGTGAAGCGCTGGCGCGCCGACGGCGCCGTGGCCATGCTCGCGTTCAGCATCATGCCGCTTCCGTTCCCGCGCGACGAGGTCGACCTCGGCGACTCGATCTACACCGCCGCCACGCGGGTGTGGGGCGAGGCGGTCGCCTGGGAGGTGGCGACCCCGTCGGCCGAGGTGCTCGGGGAACAGGATGCAGCGCTGTTCGAGCACCCCGTGGGCACGCCGGTGCTCACCCTCGACATCGTGGGGATCGGGCTGAGCGGGCGCCGCCTGTTCCACGCCCGGGAGCTCCACGACCCCAAGACCGTCTCGTACTCGATGATGCGCACCGTGCGGCCGCCGCAGGTGTTCTCGACGGCGCGCTACCAGTTCTGACCCCGGGCGCACCCCCGCCCCACCCGACCCGTTCGCGAAAGGACCAGCCCATGCTCACCCGACCCTCTCCGGTGCAGGTTCCCGAACACGAGCTCGCCTGGATCGAGACCGCGACGGCCCTCGCCGCACGATTGAGTCGCGAGGTCGCCGCCGACGACGTCTCGGGAGAGCTGCCGGCCGACGGGCTCCGGGCGATCTCGGCCAGCGGCCTCGACGTCGCCTTCCTGCCGAAGGAGTTCGGCGGCGAGACGCTGTCGTACGCCGCTCTGGCGCAGGTGGTGCGCATCCTCGCCGCCGCGCATCCCGCTGCCGCCGCCGTGTGGCTCATGCACATCGGGGCGGCCCATGCCCTGGTGACCCTCTCGACACCCTCGAACGCGGAGTTCTTCGCCGAGCGGCTGCGGTCGGGCGCGCGCTTCTCGAACGCGCTCTCGGAGCCCGCCGGCGGCAACTTCTTCCTCTCCTCGCAGCAAGACGTCGAGCCGGCCGACGGCGGCTGGACGCTCTCGGGGCGGAAGCTCTTCGTCTCGGGCGCCGAGATCGCCGACCATGTCTTCCTCAACGTCCGCGTCGACGGCACTCCAGGCTTCTTCGGAGTCGACCGCGACGACACCTTCTCGCTGCCCGAGTTCGACCAGACCATCGGCATGCGGGCGACCCGCAGCCGCACGATCGTGTTCGACGGCACCCACCTCCCGGCGTCGAGGCGCTGCGGCATCCCGCCGGCCGACTACGCGAACCTCATCACCGTCGGCTTCGCCTCGCTCTCGATCGGCATCGCCGAGTCGGCGATCGACGCGCTGACCGCGTCGGCCTCGGTGGCGAAGGGGCCGGCGGCCGAGCGGCTCGCCGACGCCCCCTGGGTGAAGTCGGAGACGGCGATGGTGTGGGCCGAGCTGCGTGCGGCGCGGCTGCTCGCGGAGCAGACCGCGTGGCTCGCCGACCGCCGCGACCCGCAGGCGATGGCCGCCGCGACGGAGGCGAAGATGCTCGCCAACGAGGTGGCGAAGAAGGCCGCCGCGCTCGCCCTCAAGGTGGGCGGTGGCAGTGCTTTCCTCGCGCGCTCGCCCATCCAGCGCATCTTCCGTGACGCGCAGGCGGGGGCTCTCATGGCCTACTCGGTGCCGTTCAGCCAGGAGATCGTCGGCGGCTGGGTGCTGTCGGAGCCGGTTCCCAGCTAGAGGTGTGGCATGCCTAACTTAGGTATGCCTATACTGATCTCGCCATGTATGAGATCGCCACCGACTCCACCGTCGTCTCCCGAGCATCCGGTCGCGTGCTGATCGCCGCCACCGAGTCGAACCTCGACGAGGTGCGCGCCATCGTCGCCACCCTGGGGGAGCGTGCCCATGGCCAGGTCTTCGTCGAGGTGCCCTCGGCGGCCGAGATCGACCCGATCCAGACGCCGGAGCGGGTCACCGTGACGTGGCTGCGCCGCGACATCCGCACCGGCGAGATGGGCACGGGCCTCGCCTGCGCCCCCGGTCAGGCGCTGCGCCGGGCCGTACGGGCCTGGGTGGGCGAGATGTCGACCGGCGACGCCGAGATCGACGGCGACGCGGTGTGCGTGTGGCTCGGCCGCGACGTGCCGAACGACTTCGCCGGGGTGTGAGCGAGAACCCGCTCAGGGGCTATCGCGCCCGCCCCCGCTTGACGTAGTTCCCGTCTTCGAGCCCCGCCTCGACCTCGAAGTGGTTCGTCAGGGGGTTCTGCCCGGCGAGCGCGTAGAGCAGCGGGAACATCATCCCGTACTGCTTCCACTGCTGCCGGTGCACCTTCTCGTGCCGCAGCACCGCGGGCGCGTCGTTGTCGTCGGTGAGGTACACCCCGCCCACGCAGGTGCCGCCGCGGCGGAAGGCCCAGCGCGGCAGCCCCGTGCACACGAACAGGCCGTCGACCCGGCGGATGCGCCCGGTGCCGAACACGCTGCCGATGAGGAGGGCGACACCGGTGGCGTAGAGGTAGCCCGCCCGGGCGACCGGCGGCGCGTAGAGCACGGCTCGCACGCGGGCCATCGCCCCCTCGTCGCTCATGCGCTGCCGTCTCGACCGTAGGTCTCGAGCAGCCGCAGCCAGACCTCGCTGATGGTGGGGTACGAGGGCACGGCGTGCCAGAGCCGCGAGAGGGGCACCTCGCCGACGACGGCGACGGTGGCGGAGTGCAGCAGCTCCTGCACGTCGGGGCCCACGAAGGTGACGCCGAGCAGCACCTTCCGCTCCTCGTCGACCACGGCGCGCGCGGTGCCCTGGTAGCCGTCGGTGTGCACGCTCGCTCCCGCGACGTTGCCGATCTCGTAGTCGACGACCCGGATGCTGTGGCCGGCCTTCTCTGCGGCGGCGGCGGTGAGGCCCACCGACGCCACCTGCGGGTCGGTGAAGGTCACCTGCGGCACCGACTGGTGGTCGGCGGTCGCCACGTGACGTCCCCACGGGGCGTCGTCGACGGGCTCGCCCTTCGCCCGCGCAGCCACCACGTCGCCGGCGGCCCGCGCCTGGTACTTGCCCTGGTGGGTCAGCAATGCGCGATGGTTGACGTCGCCGGTGGCGTACAACCACTCGCCCTCGAGCGGCTTGCCGTCGGAGCCGAGCACGAGCAGCGTGTCGTCGGTGCGAAGCCACTCGCCGGGCTCCAGCCCGACGGTCTCGAGACCGAGGTCGCCGGTGCGGGGGAGCCGCCCCGTGGCGACGAGCAGCTCGTCGCCCTCGATCGCGGTGCCGTCGTCGAGGGTGGTGACGACGACCCCGTCGGGGCGCCGCTCGACGGAGGCGGGTGAGGCGCCGAGGTGCAGCTCGACGCCCATCGCCCCGAGCGACTCGGCGACGGCCTCGCCCGCGAAGGGCTCCTGGTTCGCCAGCAGCGCGCCGCGCGACACCACCGTGACCCGGGAGCCCAGCGTGGCGTAGGCGGTCGCGAGCTCGCAGGCGACAACGCCTCCGCCGATGACGGTGAAGCGCTCGGGGATGCTCTGGGCGCTGGTCGCCTCGCGGCTCGTCCACGGCGCCGCCTCGGCGAGGCCGGGGATGTCGGGCAGCAGCGCCGTCGAGCCGGTGGAGACCACGACGGCGTGCCGGGCGGTGAGCTTCGACACGGTGCCATCGCCCGCGGTCACCGACAGCTCCTTCACCCCCGTGAAGACGGCATGCCCGCGCACCAGGTCGATGCCGGCCCCGCGCACCCAGTCGACCTGCCCGCTGTCGTTCCAGTCGCTGGTGAACGAGTTGCGGCGCTTCAGCACCGCCGCCACGTCGATGTCGCCGGTCACGGCCTGCGCGGCCCCGTCGACCGTCTTCGCGGCGTGCACCACTTCGCCCGCCCGCAACAGCGCCTTCGAGGGCATGCAGGCCCAGTAGGAGCACTCGCCGCCGACCAGCTCCGCCTCCACCAGCGCGACGGTGAGGCCACCCTGCACGGCTCGGTCGGCGACGTTCTCGCCCACCGCCCCTGCGCCGATCACGATGACGTCGAATTCCTGGGACATGACTGCTCCTGCTGGTCGCTGGTGGGGTGGGAAGGGGTGGGCGGAGGATGCTCGCTCAGCGCACCAGGGCCGACACGATGCGCAGGATGGCGGGGAGGTCGTCGACCACCGCATCCGGAGCGCTCGGCGCGAACTCGGTGATCCCCGCGCCGACGAGCTCGAACTCGGCCCGCACGGCGCGCACGGCGTCGGTGAGAGCGGCGACGCTCAGCCCGAACGGTTCGGGATGCGTGATGCCGCTGATCTCGGCCGGGTCGAGCACGTCGAGGTCGACGTGGATGTAGACGGCCCCGGCTCCCGTGGCGCGCACCGCGTCGACGAGCGCCTGTGGGCCACGGCCGAGGCCGTCGGCGTCGATGACGGCGATCGAGGTGGAGCCGAGGTAGGCGGCCTCGGCGTCGTCGAACGCCCGCGTGCCGGCGAGCACGAGGTGCTCAGGCGCCACGACGCGACGCCCGCCGGTGAGCTGCTCGGGAGCCTCGCCCAGCAGGGCCCGCACGACCATGTCGTGGAAGGCGCCCGTGGGCGAGGTCTCGGGGGAGTGGATGTCGGGGTGGGCGTCGAACCACACCACGGCGACGGGTTCGCTCCGCGCCGCCACGGCGTGGCGCACGGCGGCGTACTCGACACCGCAGTCGCCGCCCACGACGACCGGGGTCATGCCGGGCACCGTGTCGTCGAGCGCTGCGTCGAGGGCGTCGGCGACCGCCGAGATCGACGAGAAGCGGGCGATCCCCGTCTCGAGGGACTCGCCGGCTCCCGCCGGGATCTCGACGGTACGCGTCGCCGCCGACGGGAGGTCGCCGCGGATCGCCTCGGCGCCGTCGATCAGCCGCATGGCCCGGCTCGAGCTCGAGCCCTGCCACTGCGGCACCACGATGAAGGTCGCCGACATGACTGCCGCTGCCCGCTACTCGCCGCTCGTGACGGCCTTGGTGGGCGAGCCGGCCTTCAGCGCGGCCAGGCGCGCCTCGACCTCGGTGAGCTCACCGAGGTCGTCGAGGCTCTCGAACTGAGCGTCGAGGCTGGAGGCGTTCAGCTCCTCCTGGCCACGCACCCGCGCCTCCTCGCGGCGGATCTTGTCTTCGAAGCGGCCCAGGTCGCTCGACGGGTCGAGCACGTTGATGTTCTTCAGCGCATCCTGCACCTTGCCCTGCGCCTCGGCGGTCTTGGCGCGGGCGACCAGGTTGTCGCGCTTCATCTTCAGCTGGTTGAGCTTCTCCTTCATGGCGGCAAGGCCCGACTTGAGCTTCTCGACCGACTCGGTCTGCGACGCGATGGAGGGCTCGGCGCTCTTGGCCTCGTTCTCCGACTGCAGCTGGCGCGTCAGTGCGACCTTGGCCAGGGCGTCGAACTTGTCGGCGTCGACCGTGTTGCCCGCAGCGCGGAACTCATCCGCCTTGGTGCTCGCGGCGAGGGCCTTGCGGCCCCAGTCGGCGGCGGCCGCGACGTCTTCGCGGTGGTCGTCCTCGAGCAGACGCAGGTTGCCGATGGTCTGCGCGATGGCGCTCTCGGCGTCGGCGATGTTCGAGGTGTAGTCGCGCACCAGCTGGTCGAGCATGAGCTGCGGGTCTTCGGCCTGGTCGATCAACGCGTTGATGTTGGCCTTCGCGAGCTGGGCGATGCGGCCGAAGATCGATTGCTTGGTGGACATGTGGTTCTCCTTCGTGTCGTGCGTGATCAATCGTGTCGTGTGGTTGATGGTCCCTGTATCGGGGTCAGGCCGGCGGGGTCAGAAGCGGCCGCCTCCGCCGCGTCGACCGCCGCCGCTCGAGCGGCTGCTCGACCTGCTCGCCCTGCTGCTCGACCGGCCGCCGCCGAAGCTCCCGCCGCTCGAGCGCCTGCTGCTCGACCAGCTGCTTCCTCGGCTGCCCCCGCCCCAGCCGCCGCTCCAGCCGCTCGACCAGCTGCTGCCGCCACCCCGGTCGTCGTCGAAGAGCCCGCCCAGGATGCCGCCGAGGACGGCGCCGCCGAAGCTGTCGTCGCGGGAGGAGCTCGACGTTCCCGCGCCCCAGTTCGTGTCGCGGGCCCACGTGACGTCCTGTTGGGCGGAGGCGGTGGCGAGGGAGGCCATCCTCGAAGCCTGGGTGGCCTCGTCGAGCGACCTCGCGGGATCGGTGGCGGAGAGGGCGATCGCCTGCTGCAGGTGCCGTTCGGCCTCGGAGAGCCGGGTGCGGGCGTCCGACCCGACGGCGCCGCGGCGGGTCTGCAGGAAGCTCTGAGCGGCAGCGACCTCGCTCTGCGCCGAAGCGATCGCGCGGTCGCGTTGCGCCTGGAGCCGCGCCGCCCGCTCCCGTTCGTCGCGAAGGGCGGCGAGGGCGGTGTCGAGCGGCGCGTTCGCCTTCTCGAGCGCGATGCGTGCGTTCAGCGGGTCGCGCGCGCCGAGCGAACGGGCCCGGTCGAGCTCGATGCGGAGAGCCGCCGCCATGCGCTCGATCTCGGCGTTCGCCCCGGGTTGCGCTGCGGCGAGCTTCTCCGCCTCGGCGATGTCGAGGGCGGCGTCGTCGACGGCGGCACCGAGGCCCGACTGGGCGGCGCCGAGGTCGCGCTCGAGGGTGGCGAGGGATTCGAGCAGAGTGACCGCCTGGGCGAGTGCCTGCTGGGCATTGCGGATGCGCAGGGCCGCCTCGGCGCTGCCGCCCCGCGCTGCGGCCGAGTCGGGTGAGCCGACCGGGGCGGCTGCGCCGGCCTGGGCGGCGGGGGTCGGGGCGGGGTTCGCGTGAGCCGCCGGGCTCGCCGACGGCCCGGCCGCCGTCGACGCATCCGCCGCCCCGACGAGCCTTGCGGCGGTGTCGAGCTCGGCCTCGGCGAAGTCGCGGAGCTTGTCGGCCTGGTCGACGTTGCCCGCCACCGTGCCGAGGGCCCCGGGGTCGTAGTTCGTGCCGAGCGTGGCGAGGCGAGCCCTGGCGTCGTCTTCGGAGGCGCCCACGGTGGCGAGCGTCTGGCGCGCCGCGGCGAGGGCGGGTGCGGGGTCGCGTTCGAGGTCGCGGAGGGCGGTGAAGGCTTCGAGCTGGTCGTCGAGGCGGTCGGCGGCGGCGTCGCAGATCTCGATGATCTGCTG contains the following coding sequences:
- a CDS encoding GntR family transcriptional regulator; the encoded protein is MTDEDQRVLAGVLRFVRDAAASGSTLPGEVELAERVGCTRRQVRDVLASLEQQGVVLRRQGAATEVDPVATRMSVRFEDQLEYSVLLRQLGYASSVDVLEIADVPMPPESAGLLMVEPGRPAARIVKRWRADGAVAMLAFSIMPLPFPRDEVDLGDSIYTAATRVWGEAVAWEVATPSAEVLGEQDAALFEHPVGTPVLTLDIVGIGLSGRRLFHARELHDPKTVSYSMMRTVRPPQVFSTARYQF
- a CDS encoding NAD(P)/FAD-dependent oxidoreductase; translation: MSQEFDVIVIGAGAVGENVADRAVQGGLTVALVEAELVGGECSYWACMPSKALLRAGEVVHAAKTVDGAAQAVTGDIDVAAVLKRRNSFTSDWNDSGQVDWVRGAGIDLVRGHAVFTGVKELSVTAGDGTVSKLTARHAVVVSTGSTALLPDIPGLAEAAPWTSREATSAQSIPERFTVIGGGVVACELATAYATLGSRVTVVSRGALLANQEPFAGEAVAESLGAMGVELHLGASPASVERRPDGVVVTTLDDGTAIEGDELLVATGRLPRTGDLGLETVGLEPGEWLRTDDTLLVLGSDGKPLEGEWLYATGDVNHRALLTHQGKYQARAAGDVVAARAKGEPVDDAPWGRHVATADHQSVPQVTFTDPQVASVGLTAAAAEKAGHSIRVVDYEIGNVAGASVHTDGYQGTARAVVDEERKVLLGVTFVGPDVQELLHSATVAVVGEVPLSRLWHAVPSYPTISEVWLRLLETYGRDGSA
- a CDS encoding PspA/IM30 family protein, translated to MSTKQSIFGRIAQLAKANINALIDQAEDPQLMLDQLVRDYTSNIADAESAIAQTIGNLRLLEDDHREDVAAAADWGRKALAASTKADEFRAAGNTVDADKFDALAKVALTRQLQSENEAKSAEPSIASQTESVEKLKSGLAAMKEKLNQLKMKRDNLVARAKTAEAQGKVQDALKNINVLDPSSDLGRFEDKIRREEARVRGQEELNASSLDAQFESLDDLGELTEVEARLAALKAGSPTKAVTSGE
- a CDS encoding TPM domain-containing protein, giving the protein MRAQHRTRRVASIRSVLAAVAGLAAGLLVPVLLIAAPASATDPVDLAGRYVVDDAGVLDAAALQQVQDAVDELATEQGVNLFVVYTDSFTNPSDRQAWTDEVASINQFGRNDVLLAVAVDDRVYQLSVDSSFALDDDQLTSIETDDIVPQLHDSDWAGAGVAAADGISRELGGDGVAGGSGHAQEGLGIGGFIWVIAGIIIVVGLAVLVIVLVRRRKTLDRRDTAAAELAGPTQKELDQRVGAVLIDLDDAVTSSEEELGFAVAQFGQEATAQFTTVLGEVKGSLSQAFALKQKLDDAVPDTDEERRAWSQQIIEICDAAADRLDDQLEAFTALRDLERDPAPALAAARQTLATVGASEDDARARLATLGTNYDPGALGTVAGNVDQADKLRDFAEAELDTAARLVGAADASTAAGPSASPAAHANPAPTPAAQAGAAAPVGSPDSAAARGGSAEAALRIRNAQQALAQAVTLLESLATLERDLGAAQSGLGAAVDDAALDIAEAEKLAAAQPGANAEIERMAAALRIELDRARSLGARDPLNARIALEKANAPLDTALAALRDERERAARLQAQRDRAIASAQSEVAAAQSFLQTRRGAVGSDARTRLSEAERHLQQAIALSATDPARSLDEATQASRMASLATASAQQDVTWARDTNWGAGTSSSSRDDSFGGAVLGGILGGLFDDDRGGGSSWSSGWSGGWGGGSRGSSWSSSRRSSGGSFGGGRSSSRASRSSSRSSGGGRRGGGGRF
- a CDS encoding acyl-CoA dehydrogenase family protein: MLTRPSPVQVPEHELAWIETATALAARLSREVAADDVSGELPADGLRAISASGLDVAFLPKEFGGETLSYAALAQVVRILAAAHPAAAAVWLMHIGAAHALVTLSTPSNAEFFAERLRSGARFSNALSEPAGGNFFLSSQQDVEPADGGWTLSGRKLFVSGAEIADHVFLNVRVDGTPGFFGVDRDDTFSLPEFDQTIGMRATRSRTIVFDGTHLPASRRCGIPPADYANLITVGFASLSIGIAESAIDALTASASVAKGPAAERLADAPWVKSETAMVWAELRAARLLAEQTAWLADRRDPQAMAAATEAKMLANEVAKKAAALALKVGGGSAFLARSPIQRIFRDAQAGALMAYSVPFSQEIVGGWVLSEPVPS
- a CDS encoding SIP domain-containing protein, yielding MYEIATDSTVVSRASGRVLIAATESNLDEVRAIVATLGERAHGQVFVEVPSAAEIDPIQTPERVTVTWLRRDIRTGEMGTGLACAPGQALRRAVRAWVGEMSTGDAEIDGDAVCVWLGRDVPNDFAGV
- a CDS encoding Fe-S oxidoreductase is translated as MSDEGAMARVRAVLYAPPVARAGYLYATGVALLIGSVFGTGRIRRVDGLFVCTGLPRWAFRRGGTCVGGVYLTDDNDAPAVLRHEKVHRQQWKQYGMMFPLLYALAGQNPLTNHFEVEAGLEDGNYVKRGRAR
- a CDS encoding arginase family protein, coding for MSATFIVVPQWQGSSSSRAMRLIDGAEAIRGDLPSAATRTVEIPAGAGESLETGIARFSSISAVADALDAALDDTVPGMTPVVVGGDCGVEYAAVRHAVAARSEPVAVVWFDAHPDIHSPETSPTGAFHDMVVRALLGEAPEQLTGGRRVVAPEHLVLAGTRAFDDAEAAYLGSTSIAVIDADGLGRGPQALVDAVRATGAGAVYIHVDLDVLDPAEISGITHPEPFGLSVAALTDAVRAVRAEFELVGAGITEFAPSAPDAVVDDLPAILRIVSALVR